Proteins from one Mycobacterium sp. EPa45 genomic window:
- a CDS encoding NADPH-dependent FMN reductase produces the protein MTDINVLALVGSLRAASVNRQLAELAAESASDGVTVTVYEGLGELPHYNEDIDTADAHPAVAALRAAAANADAALVVTPEYNGSIPGVLKNAIDWLSRPYGNGALKDKPLAVIGSALGQYGGVWAHDETRKSFGIAGPRVVETIKLSVPATAFDGKHPRENAEVAAAVRDVVGKLAAEVS, from the coding sequence ATGACGGACATCAACGTGCTGGCGCTGGTAGGCAGTTTGCGGGCGGCGTCGGTCAATCGCCAGCTCGCCGAACTGGCGGCGGAGTCGGCGTCCGACGGCGTCACCGTCACCGTCTATGAGGGGCTTGGCGAGTTGCCGCACTACAACGAGGACATCGACACCGCCGACGCACACCCGGCGGTGGCGGCGCTGCGGGCCGCTGCCGCCAACGCCGACGCCGCGCTGGTGGTGACCCCGGAATACAACGGCAGCATCCCGGGCGTGTTGAAAAATGCCATCGACTGGTTGTCCCGGCCCTACGGCAACGGCGCGCTGAAGGACAAGCCGCTGGCCGTCATCGGGTCCGCACTCGGTCAGTACGGCGGGGTGTGGGCGCACGACGAGACGCGCAAGTCGTTTGGCATCGCCGGCCCGCGAGTTGTGGAGACGATCAAACTATCGGTGCCGGCGACGGCGTTCGACGGTAAACATCCGCGGGAGAACGCCGAGGTGGCCGCCGCCGTGCGTGACGTGGTCGGCAAGCTCGCCGCCGAGGTGAGCTGA
- a CDS encoding MerR family transcriptional regulator translates to MGAQVSIGDFAVMTSLSRKALRHYHDIGILEPAHIDAHTGYRYYDTSQVDHAQIIRRFRSLGMSIPDIKALLSTGDAGARTEIITSHLAQMEEQLQQTRDTVGALRELLSQVRVPAHVEVRRERALAVWSIAATIETAEIDAWFGEALTTLRDAVTAAAGAGADRTVVPGGLYDRALFLESQGTATLFVPALQSTDPPDGIRAEVLPAAEYAVLTHRGGHDDGIDRSYAALGTYVNERMISHQGPIREHYIGSTPAQPTTFTATEICWPIFSTTPPPD, encoded by the coding sequence ATGGGCGCTCAGGTCTCGATCGGAGACTTCGCGGTGATGACGAGCCTGAGCCGCAAGGCGCTACGGCACTACCACGACATCGGCATCCTCGAGCCGGCCCACATCGACGCCCACACCGGCTACCGCTACTACGACACCAGCCAGGTCGATCACGCGCAGATCATCCGACGGTTCCGATCCCTCGGCATGTCCATCCCGGACATCAAGGCGCTGTTGAGCACCGGCGACGCCGGGGCGCGCACCGAGATCATCACGAGCCATCTCGCACAAATGGAGGAGCAGCTGCAGCAGACCCGTGACACGGTCGGCGCGCTGCGCGAACTGCTCTCCCAGGTGCGCGTGCCCGCCCACGTGGAGGTGCGCCGTGAACGAGCGCTCGCCGTATGGTCCATCGCCGCCACCATCGAGACCGCGGAGATCGACGCCTGGTTCGGGGAAGCGTTGACGACGCTGCGCGACGCGGTGACTGCGGCCGCGGGCGCGGGCGCGGATCGCACGGTCGTGCCCGGCGGGCTTTACGACCGAGCACTGTTCCTCGAATCACAGGGCACCGCAACCCTGTTCGTCCCAGCGCTGCAATCCACCGACCCCCCGGATGGCATCCGCGCGGAGGTCCTTCCTGCAGCCGAATACGCGGTTCTCACACACCGCGGCGGTCACGACGACGGCATCGACCGTAGTTACGCTGCGCTGGGCACATACGTGAACGAACGCATGATCAGCCACCAGGGGCCGATCCGTGAGCACTACATCGGCAGCACACCTGCACAGCCGACGACGTTCACCGCTACGGAGATCTGCTGGCCGATATTCAGCACTACCCCACCGCCGGACTGA
- a CDS encoding DNA polymerase IV produces MTSPPARDWVLHVDLDQFLASVELRRHPELVGLPVIVGGSGDPTEPRKVVTCASYEARGFGVHAGMPLRSAARKCPDATFLPSDPPAYDEASDQVMGLLRDLGHPVEVWGWDEAYVGAHVADPVELAERIRTVIAAETGLVCSVGISDNKQRAKVATGFGKPDGVYTLTDANWMEQMGARPVDALWGVGPKTTKKLADLGITTVRELAHTDAELLTATFGPRTGLWLLLLAKGGGDTTVSAEPWIPRSRSHVITFPRDLTERAEMDTAIVELAHHALADVVAQSRIVTRVAVTVRTNTFYTRTKIRKLDEPSVDGEVITAAALRVLDLFELDRPVRLLGVRLELAPPP; encoded by the coding sequence GTGACCTCGCCACCAGCCCGCGACTGGGTGCTGCACGTCGACCTCGATCAGTTTCTGGCTTCCGTGGAGCTGCGGCGCCACCCCGAACTGGTGGGGCTACCCGTGATCGTTGGTGGCAGTGGCGATCCCACCGAGCCACGCAAGGTGGTGACGTGCGCATCGTATGAGGCCCGCGGCTTCGGCGTGCACGCCGGGATGCCGTTGCGCAGCGCGGCCCGCAAGTGCCCGGACGCGACGTTCCTGCCGTCCGACCCGCCGGCCTACGATGAGGCCTCCGATCAGGTGATGGGTCTGCTGCGCGATCTCGGTCATCCCGTGGAGGTATGGGGCTGGGACGAGGCGTACGTCGGCGCCCACGTCGCCGACCCGGTCGAGCTCGCCGAGCGGATCCGGACCGTGATCGCCGCCGAGACCGGGCTGGTCTGCTCGGTGGGCATCAGCGACAACAAGCAGCGCGCCAAGGTCGCGACCGGCTTCGGCAAGCCCGACGGTGTCTACACGCTCACCGACGCCAACTGGATGGAACAGATGGGTGCCCGCCCGGTCGACGCCCTGTGGGGCGTAGGACCGAAGACCACGAAAAAGCTTGCCGATCTTGGCATTACGACAGTGCGCGAACTCGCCCACACCGACGCCGAGCTGCTCACCGCCACCTTCGGCCCGCGCACCGGCCTGTGGCTTCTCCTGCTGGCCAAGGGCGGCGGAGACACAACGGTCAGCGCCGAGCCGTGGATTCCGCGCTCCCGCAGTCACGTCATCACCTTCCCGCGCGATCTGACCGAGCGGGCCGAGATGGATACCGCCATCGTCGAGCTCGCGCATCATGCCCTCGCCGACGTCGTCGCGCAGTCGCGCATCGTCACCCGTGTGGCAGTCACCGTGCGCACCAACACGTTCTACACGCGGACCAAGATTCGCAAACTCGACGAGCCCAGCGTCGATGGCGAAGTGATCACCGCGGCGGCACTACGGGTGCTCGATCTGTTCGAACTCGACCGTCCGGTGCGCCTGTTGGGTGTTCGATTGGAGCTGGCGCCGCCACCGTGA
- a CDS encoding homocitrate synthase: MSTTISEAAPHFCAPLPTELREHAQAMSWSTFTDIYSPTGGPVRLGSWECEERPSRLGPQPRRFCATLAVGDRTETATVHASGPVAALTAMLYERGIGVEMTRFHQLAAGTHTATFVQGSDGRQREWAMGWSEDATQSALQAVIACANRLIG; this comes from the coding sequence ATGAGCACCACCATCTCTGAAGCCGCACCACATTTCTGCGCCCCGCTGCCAACGGAGCTGCGCGAACATGCCCAAGCCATGTCGTGGAGTACCTTCACCGACATCTACAGCCCGACCGGTGGCCCGGTGCGCCTCGGGTCCTGGGAGTGCGAAGAGCGTCCGTCCCGGCTCGGCCCGCAGCCGCGCCGGTTCTGCGCGACGCTCGCTGTCGGTGACCGCACAGAAACCGCGACCGTGCATGCCAGCGGTCCGGTCGCGGCGCTGACCGCGATGCTCTACGAGCGGGGGATCGGCGTCGAGATGACCCGCTTCCACCAGCTGGCCGCCGGCACGCACACCGCGACCTTCGTCCAGGGCAGCGATGGACGCCAACGGGAATGGGCGATGGGCTGGTCCGAAGACGCCACCCAGTCGGCACTGCAGGCGGTCATCGCCTGTGCCAACCGGCTGATCGGCTGA
- a CDS encoding phosphotransferase family protein, whose translation MVALGAWLRERGIGSAVSDIEPLAGGTQNVVVRLRVDGRRLVLRRPPPHPRSNSNRTMQREIAVLQTLGGSAVPHPEFVAGCEDLGVLGVVFYLMEDVDGFNPATEVAEAYVGNPRMRHRVGLNYAADLARLSAAPWQGRPLQRLHRPGSFLARQVPNFLGLLESYRHANYRPEALEVGRLADWLGDHRPPDGEPGIMHGDAHLNNVLLRRDAPEVAAFVDWEMCTIGDPLLDLGWILVCWPDDPDPINAGRELAALGGLPSRTELVAAYADAGGRPTDHLDWYIAMACFKLAIVIEGTYSRYLAGRAHREAGERLHDSASRLIELGERVAAGDNPFA comes from the coding sequence GTGGTGGCTCTGGGCGCCTGGCTGCGTGAGCGTGGAATCGGTTCGGCGGTCAGCGATATCGAGCCGCTGGCCGGCGGCACCCAGAACGTGGTGGTGCGGCTGCGCGTCGACGGCCGCCGGCTGGTGTTGCGCCGGCCGCCGCCGCATCCGCGTTCCAACAGCAACCGCACCATGCAGCGCGAGATCGCGGTGCTGCAGACGTTGGGCGGCAGCGCGGTGCCTCACCCCGAATTCGTGGCCGGCTGCGAAGACCTCGGCGTGCTGGGCGTCGTCTTCTACCTCATGGAAGACGTCGACGGCTTCAACCCGGCGACCGAGGTGGCCGAGGCGTACGTCGGCAACCCGAGAATGCGCCATCGTGTCGGCCTGAACTACGCGGCCGATCTCGCCCGGCTGAGCGCCGCACCGTGGCAGGGTCGCCCGCTGCAGCGTCTGCACCGTCCGGGATCCTTTCTGGCGCGCCAGGTTCCGAACTTTCTTGGGCTGCTCGAGAGCTATCGGCATGCGAACTATCGGCCGGAAGCTCTTGAGGTGGGGCGGCTCGCGGACTGGCTGGGTGACCACCGGCCACCCGACGGTGAGCCGGGCATCATGCACGGCGACGCGCACCTCAACAACGTTCTACTGCGCCGCGACGCACCCGAGGTTGCGGCCTTTGTCGACTGGGAGATGTGCACCATCGGCGATCCGCTGCTGGACCTGGGGTGGATCCTGGTGTGCTGGCCCGACGATCCGGACCCGATCAATGCCGGACGGGAACTGGCGGCACTGGGTGGTCTGCCCTCGCGCACCGAACTGGTGGCGGCCTACGCCGACGCCGGAGGCAGACCCACCGACCATCTCGACTGGTACATAGCGATGGCGTGCTTCAAGCTGGCGATCGTCATCGAAGGCACCTACTCGAGGTATCTGGCCGGCCGAGCCCATCGTGAAGCCGGTGAGCGCCTGCATGATTCGGCGAGCCGGCTGATCGAGCTCGGGGAGCGCGTCGCGGCGGGGGACAATCCCTTCGCCTAA
- a CDS encoding TetR/AcrR family transcriptional regulator has protein sequence MSATFGADELSVSAPHERGDAARNRLLLLDAARTLIAERGADAVSMDEIAAAAGVGKGTLFRRFGSRAGLMMVLLDEDERAIQQAFMFGPAPLGPEAPPLQRLLAFGRERLRFVQTHRDLLLDANRDPDSRYSAPFAVMHTHVRVLLDAAGSTGDLDAQADALLALLDADYVTRQLLERGHTLDSLGDAWDSVARKLCGK, from the coding sequence GTGAGCGCGACCTTCGGAGCCGATGAGCTATCCGTTTCCGCGCCGCACGAACGAGGCGATGCCGCCCGAAACCGGCTACTACTGCTCGATGCCGCCCGCACCCTGATCGCCGAACGAGGCGCCGACGCGGTCTCCATGGACGAGATCGCCGCGGCAGCCGGCGTCGGCAAGGGCACACTGTTCCGCCGCTTCGGCAGCCGCGCCGGGCTGATGATGGTCCTGCTCGACGAGGACGAGCGCGCCATTCAGCAGGCCTTCATGTTCGGTCCGGCTCCGTTGGGTCCGGAAGCACCTCCCCTGCAACGACTTCTGGCGTTCGGCCGAGAGCGGCTGCGATTCGTCCAGACTCACCGCGATTTACTCCTCGATGCCAACCGAGACCCGGATTCCCGCTACAGCGCGCCGTTCGCGGTGATGCACACCCACGTCCGGGTACTGCTGGACGCGGCGGGCAGCACCGGTGACCTCGACGCCCAGGCGGACGCACTGCTGGCGCTGCTGGATGCCGACTACGTCACCCGTCAGCTCCTCGAACGCGGCCACACCCTGGACAGCCTGGGCGACGCCTGGGACAGCGTCGCGCGCAAGCTGTGCGGGAAGTGA
- the hypD gene encoding hydrogenase formation protein HypD, translating to MKYLDEFRDPAAAKNLVDAIRRRATRTWTIMEVCGGQTHSIIRNGIDQLLGDAVEFIHGPGCPVCVTPLEMIDRALEIAGRDDVIFCSFGDMLRVPGSRHDLFSVRAHGGDVRIVYSPLDATRIAADNPDKQVVFFGVGFETTAPANAMSVLHAQRLGLTNFSVLISHVLVPPAMTAILSSPTNRVQGFLAAGHVCTVMGTAEYGPLVERFNVPIVVTGFEPLDLLEGVRQVVDLLESGKVELRNAYPRAVSDAGNTVAQHALADVFSVVDRQWRGIGMIPQSGWALSPRYAEFDAELKFGVGHLQVEESAECHSGEVLQGLLKPNQCPAFGTTCTPRTPLGATMVSSEGACAAYYQFRRLETAAHV from the coding sequence ATGAAGTATCTCGACGAGTTCCGCGATCCGGCGGCCGCGAAGAACCTGGTCGACGCGATACGGCGGCGAGCCACCCGCACCTGGACCATCATGGAAGTGTGTGGCGGACAGACGCATTCGATCATCAGAAACGGAATCGATCAGCTGCTCGGCGACGCCGTCGAGTTCATTCACGGTCCTGGCTGCCCGGTGTGCGTCACTCCGTTGGAGATGATCGACAGGGCACTGGAGATCGCAGGCCGCGACGACGTGATCTTCTGTTCGTTCGGGGACATGCTGCGGGTGCCCGGCAGTCGCCATGACCTGTTCAGCGTGCGCGCCCATGGTGGAGATGTACGGATCGTCTACTCACCGCTGGATGCCACGCGGATCGCCGCGGACAACCCCGACAAACAGGTGGTGTTCTTCGGTGTGGGCTTCGAAACGACCGCGCCGGCCAACGCCATGTCGGTGCTGCACGCCCAGCGGCTGGGTCTGACCAACTTCTCGGTGTTGATCTCGCATGTGCTGGTTCCCCCCGCGATGACGGCCATCCTCAGCTCGCCGACGAACCGGGTGCAGGGATTCCTGGCGGCCGGTCACGTATGCACCGTGATGGGCACCGCGGAGTACGGGCCGCTCGTCGAGCGGTTCAACGTGCCGATCGTGGTGACCGGATTCGAGCCGCTGGACTTGCTCGAGGGTGTGCGGCAGGTTGTCGATCTGCTCGAATCGGGCAAGGTTGAGCTGCGTAACGCCTATCCGCGCGCTGTCAGCGATGCCGGCAACACCGTGGCGCAGCACGCGCTTGCCGACGTGTTCTCGGTGGTCGACCGGCAGTGGCGCGGTATCGGCATGATCCCCCAGTCGGGATGGGCCCTGTCGCCGCGGTACGCCGAGTTCGACGCCGAGCTCAAATTCGGGGTAGGTCACCTGCAGGTGGAGGAGTCGGCCGAATGCCACAGCGGTGAGGTGTTGCAAGGTCTGCTCAAGCCCAACCAGTGCCCGGCGTTCGGGACGACCTGCACGCCCCGGACCCCGTTGGGCGCCACCATGGTGTCCAGCGAGGGCGCGTGCGCCGCGTACTACCAGTTCCGCAGGTTGGAGACCGCTGCTCATGTCTGA
- a CDS encoding SDR family oxidoreductase: MADGFAGKRVFITGAASGIGRSTALRLARDGAELYLTDVNADGLEQTVADVRALGAEVPEHRALDISDYDAVAGFAADIHTRNPAMDIVMNIAGISAWGTVDQLTHRHWQSMIDVNLMGPIHVIETFLPPMMAAGRGGQLVNVSSAAGLVALPWHAAYSASKYGLRGLSEVLRFDLARHDIGVSLVVPGAVDTPLVQTVEIAGVDRDHPKVQKWVKRFSGHAVSPEKVAEAILAGVTKNRFLIYTSPDIRAFYAFKRLAWWPYSVAMTRVNVFFTRVLRPRSATFVPPSASITVAAPAPIEHPTGAPDGRVRTDRAPVVPPR, from the coding sequence ATGGCTGACGGCTTCGCGGGCAAGAGAGTCTTCATCACCGGCGCCGCCAGCGGCATCGGGCGCTCCACCGCCCTTCGTCTGGCCCGCGACGGCGCCGAGCTGTATCTGACCGACGTCAACGCCGACGGATTGGAACAGACGGTCGCCGACGTGCGCGCGCTCGGCGCCGAGGTGCCCGAACATCGGGCGCTGGACATCTCCGACTACGACGCGGTCGCCGGCTTCGCCGCTGACATTCACACCCGCAATCCCGCGATGGACATCGTGATGAACATCGCCGGTATCTCGGCGTGGGGGACGGTCGATCAACTGACGCACCGCCACTGGCAATCGATGATCGACGTCAACCTGATGGGCCCGATCCACGTCATCGAGACGTTCTTGCCGCCGATGATGGCCGCGGGGCGAGGCGGCCAGCTGGTCAACGTGTCGTCGGCCGCAGGTCTGGTGGCGCTGCCGTGGCATGCCGCCTACAGCGCGAGTAAGTATGGGCTGCGCGGACTTTCGGAGGTACTGCGCTTCGACCTGGCCCGCCACGACATCGGCGTCTCGCTGGTGGTCCCGGGTGCGGTGGATACCCCGCTGGTGCAGACGGTGGAGATCGCCGGCGTGGACCGCGACCATCCGAAGGTGCAGAAGTGGGTCAAGCGGTTCAGCGGGCACGCGGTCTCGCCGGAGAAAGTCGCCGAGGCGATTCTGGCCGGCGTCACCAAGAACCGCTTCCTGATCTACACCTCACCGGACATCCGTGCGTTCTATGCGTTCAAACGATTGGCCTGGTGGCCGTACAGCGTGGCGATGACACGGGTCAACGTGTTCTTCACCCGGGTGCTGCGCCCGCGGAGCGCAACGTTCGTGCCCCCGTCCGCGAGCATCACGGTGGCGGCGCCAGCTCCAATCGAACACCCAACAGGCGCACCGGACGGTCGAGTTCGAACAGATCGAGCACCCGTAGTGCCGCCGCGGTGA
- a CDS encoding cytochrome P450: MATISTPQYVLDQAKRRVTTSPMLTLPGMGLLEKRLNARDWPQHAMAQPPAGSDLKAVMGDAGLPIIGHMVEMFRGGPDFWLQKYRKHGPVMLLDSPIIPTVAALGPDAGQAIYSNRNKDYSQQGWTPMIGAFFNRGLMLMDFEEHMFHRRIMQEAFTRTRLVGYTEQVDKVVSQVVANDWVTNDPRFLLYPAMKELTLDIASMVFMGHEPGTDRELVTKVNKAFTVTTRAGNAIIRTSVPPFTWWRGVKAREYLENYFEARVKEKRGTDGSDLLSVLCQTEDEDGNKFSDEDIVNHMIFLMMAAHDTSTSTATTMSYYLAANPEWQERCRDESDRLGDGPLDIESLEKLESLDLVMNESIRLVSPVQWAMRRTVRDTELLGYYLPEGTNVIYYPGMTHRLEEIYPDPYKFDPARFAEPRNEHKKHRYGFTPFGGGAHKCIGMVFGQLEIKTIMHRLLRRYRLELPRPGYEPRQDYGGMPVPMDGMPIVLRPLH, translated from the coding sequence ATGGCCACGATCAGCACCCCGCAGTACGTACTGGACCAGGCCAAGCGCCGCGTCACGACGTCACCGATGCTGACGCTGCCCGGCATGGGTCTACTGGAAAAGCGGCTGAATGCGCGCGACTGGCCGCAGCACGCGATGGCTCAACCCCCCGCCGGCAGCGACCTCAAAGCGGTGATGGGCGACGCGGGGCTGCCGATCATCGGCCACATGGTCGAGATGTTCCGTGGCGGCCCCGACTTCTGGCTGCAGAAGTACCGCAAGCACGGCCCCGTCATGCTGCTCGATTCACCCATCATCCCGACGGTGGCGGCGCTGGGCCCCGACGCCGGGCAGGCGATCTACTCCAACCGCAACAAGGACTACTCGCAGCAGGGCTGGACCCCGATGATCGGGGCGTTCTTCAACCGCGGCCTGATGCTGATGGACTTCGAGGAACACATGTTCCACCGCCGGATCATGCAAGAGGCGTTCACCCGAACCCGGCTGGTCGGCTACACCGAGCAGGTCGACAAGGTCGTCTCCCAGGTGGTGGCCAACGACTGGGTCACCAACGACCCGCGGTTCCTGCTCTATCCGGCGATGAAGGAACTCACCCTCGACATCGCGTCCATGGTGTTCATGGGCCATGAGCCAGGAACCGACCGCGAGCTGGTGACCAAGGTGAACAAGGCGTTCACCGTCACCACCCGGGCCGGCAACGCGATCATCCGCACCTCCGTCCCGCCGTTCACCTGGTGGCGCGGTGTGAAGGCGCGCGAGTACCTGGAGAACTACTTCGAGGCGCGGGTGAAGGAGAAGCGCGGCACGGACGGCTCGGATCTTTTGTCGGTCCTGTGTCAGACCGAGGACGAGGACGGCAACAAGTTCTCCGATGAAGACATCGTCAACCACATGATCTTCCTGATGATGGCCGCGCACGACACCTCGACGTCCACCGCGACGACGATGTCCTACTACCTGGCCGCCAACCCCGAATGGCAGGAGCGCTGCCGTGACGAGTCCGACCGGCTCGGCGACGGCCCGCTCGACATCGAGTCGCTGGAGAAACTCGAGTCCCTCGACCTGGTGATGAACGAGTCGATCCGGCTGGTCTCACCAGTGCAGTGGGCCATGCGCCGAACCGTGCGCGACACCGAGCTGCTCGGCTACTACCTGCCCGAGGGCACCAACGTCATCTACTACCCCGGCATGACACACCGGCTCGAGGAGATCTACCCCGACCCGTACAAGTTCGACCCGGCCCGCTTCGCCGAGCCGCGCAACGAGCACAAGAAGCACCGCTACGGGTTCACCCCGTTCGGCGGCGGCGCCCACAAGTGCATCGGCATGGTCTTCGGCCAGCTGGAGATCAAGACGATCATGCATCGGCTGTTGCGCCGCTACCGGCTCGAACTGCCCCGCCCTGGCTACGAACCGCGCCAGGACTACGGCGGCATGCCGGTGCCGATGGACGGCATGCCGATCGTGCTGCGCCCGCTGCACTGA
- a CDS encoding HypC/HybG/HupF family hydrogenase formation chaperone gives MCLGIPGKVIDIWEEAGTRMATVDFGGTTKTVCLAYLPDMQLGEYAIVHAGFAITQLDEVSANETLKMFEDLGVLEQELSGTEGQGRREPA, from the coding sequence ATGTGCCTCGGAATCCCCGGCAAGGTGATCGACATCTGGGAAGAGGCCGGAACCCGGATGGCAACCGTGGACTTCGGCGGTACCACCAAGACGGTGTGCCTGGCGTATCTGCCCGATATGCAGCTCGGCGAATACGCCATCGTGCATGCGGGTTTCGCGATCACCCAGCTCGATGAGGTGTCGGCCAACGAAACATTGAAGATGTTCGAAGACCTCGGCGTCCTGGAGCAGGAACTCAGCGGCACCGAAGGACAAGGCAGGAGGGAACCGGCATGA
- a CDS encoding nuclear transport factor 2 family protein produces MTALDARDVDRALATLTTDAVVVDEGHDYTGRDDIGSWIATAASEYTYTTAFAGATTTDAGVDVGQHLEGDFPGGVADLHYRFTLDGALISRLVIEP; encoded by the coding sequence ATGACCGCGCTGGATGCCCGTGATGTGGATCGTGCGCTGGCCACGCTCACCACCGATGCTGTGGTGGTCGACGAAGGCCACGACTACACGGGACGTGACGACATCGGATCCTGGATCGCGACTGCGGCCAGCGAGTACACCTACACCACCGCGTTCGCGGGCGCGACGACGACCGACGCAGGCGTCGACGTCGGGCAGCACCTGGAGGGCGACTTTCCCGGTGGGGTCGCCGACCTGCACTACCGCTTCACGCTGGACGGTGCACTGATCAGCCGGTTGGTGATTGAGCCGTGA
- a CDS encoding TetR/AcrR family transcriptional regulator has product MTAQQEPTEAPRRRGDKQRHAIVQAVRELLEEKPFAELSVSTISDRAGVARSGFYFYFDSKYAVLAHIVGEAAHELEELTQSFAPRGPEETPTAFAERMVRSAAAVYAHNDPVMSACNAARHTDAEIREILDAYNEAVVDQIVPIVEAELSNRTASPISDDIRGLVRTLAATTAFTLSGDSAFVGPDRKMDEAVLILEKLWLHALWGGQVGE; this is encoded by the coding sequence GTGACCGCGCAGCAAGAGCCCACCGAGGCGCCTCGTCGTCGCGGCGACAAGCAGCGCCACGCGATCGTCCAAGCCGTCCGCGAGCTGCTCGAAGAGAAGCCCTTCGCCGAGCTGTCCGTCAGCACGATCAGCGACCGCGCCGGGGTCGCCCGGTCCGGCTTCTACTTCTACTTCGATTCCAAGTACGCCGTGCTGGCCCACATCGTCGGTGAGGCCGCGCACGAACTCGAGGAACTCACCCAGTCGTTCGCGCCCCGCGGACCCGAGGAAACGCCGACGGCGTTCGCCGAACGCATGGTGCGCAGCGCCGCGGCCGTCTACGCCCACAACGACCCGGTGATGTCGGCCTGCAACGCCGCCCGCCACACCGACGCCGAGATCCGGGAGATCCTGGACGCCTACAACGAGGCGGTCGTCGACCAGATCGTGCCGATCGTCGAGGCCGAGCTGAGCAATCGCACCGCATCACCGATCAGCGACGATATCCGCGGGTTGGTCCGAACCCTCGCGGCGACAACGGCTTTCACGCTGTCCGGTGACTCCGCATTCGTCGGCCCCGACCGGAAGATGGACGAGGCGGTGCTTATCCTGGAAAAGCTCTGGCTGCATGCGCTTTGGGGCGGACAGGTCGGCGAGTAG
- the hypE gene encoding hydrogenase expression/formation protein HypE yields MSDSAAWSEGPRGVVPVTIDPSDWVCPLPLRETKRIVLGHGGGGILSEELIENLFLPAFGSAGGPARDSAVLTVAGGRIALTTDSYVVNPLFFPGGNIGDLAVNGTINDLACSGAQPLGLTAGFILEEGLELDVLGAIAQTMGKAAADAGVDIVTGDTKVVGKGGADGLFVNTAGVGVVPDGVRIGPEQARPGDHVIVSGNIGEHGVAIMSVREGIDFGTTVTTDSAPLHRLVAAMLAAVPEPNVVHVLRDPTRGGLVASTVEIARTAGVGVDLDEHLIPVPDTVSSACSFLGLDPLQVANEGKLVAFVDPAYSEAVLAAMRSRPEGVGAVVIGRAVEEHPGMVVGRTAFGTTRVIERELGEQLPRIC; encoded by the coding sequence ATGTCTGATTCGGCGGCCTGGAGCGAAGGGCCCCGGGGAGTGGTCCCGGTCACCATCGACCCGTCGGATTGGGTGTGTCCGTTGCCGCTGCGGGAGACCAAGCGGATCGTGCTCGGGCACGGCGGCGGCGGCATCCTGTCCGAGGAGCTGATCGAGAACCTCTTCCTTCCGGCCTTCGGGTCGGCGGGCGGCCCGGCCCGGGATTCCGCCGTGCTGACCGTGGCCGGCGGGCGCATCGCATTGACGACCGACTCCTATGTGGTCAATCCACTGTTCTTCCCGGGCGGCAACATCGGTGATCTGGCCGTCAACGGGACGATCAACGACCTTGCGTGCAGTGGTGCGCAGCCCCTGGGCCTGACGGCGGGCTTCATCCTCGAGGAGGGTCTGGAGCTCGATGTACTGGGCGCGATCGCCCAGACGATGGGTAAGGCCGCCGCGGACGCCGGGGTGGACATCGTGACCGGCGACACCAAGGTCGTCGGAAAGGGCGGTGCAGACGGGCTTTTCGTCAATACCGCCGGTGTCGGGGTGGTGCCCGACGGGGTGCGCATCGGACCTGAACAAGCCCGCCCCGGTGACCATGTCATCGTGTCCGGCAACATCGGCGAGCACGGTGTGGCCATCATGAGCGTGCGCGAAGGGATCGACTTCGGGACGACGGTGACCACTGACAGCGCGCCGCTGCATCGACTGGTGGCCGCGATGCTGGCCGCCGTGCCCGAGCCGAACGTCGTGCACGTACTGCGAGATCCGACCCGCGGCGGTCTGGTCGCGTCGACCGTCGAGATCGCCCGCACCGCCGGCGTCGGCGTCGACCTCGACGAGCATCTCATTCCGGTGCCCGACACGGTGTCGTCGGCGTGCAGCTTCCTCGGGCTCGATCCGTTGCAGGTGGCCAATGAGGGCAAGCTGGTGGCGTTCGTCGACCCCGCATACAGTGAAGCGGTGCTGGCGGCGATGCGGTCCCGACCCGAGGGTGTGGGGGCGGTTGTCATCGGCCGGGCGGTGGAGGAGCACCCGGGGATGGTGGTCGGACGCACTGCATTCGGCACCACCCGCGTGATCGAACGTGAACTGGGCGAACAGCTTCCGAGGATCTGCTGA